From a region of the Solanum stenotomum isolate F172 chromosome 2, ASM1918654v1, whole genome shotgun sequence genome:
- the LOC125854688 gene encoding monothiol glutaredoxin-S1-like produces the protein MDMVIKLGTSSAVVIFTKSSCCISYSIETLIRSFGANPTIYELDTHPNGKQMEKALMELGCQPTPAIIIGKELVGGANEIMSLNVRGKLKQLLIRANAIWV, from the coding sequence ATGGATATGGTGATCAAGTTGGGAACATCAAGCGCGGTGGTGATATTCACAAAGAGTAGTTGTTGCATTTCTTACAGCATCGAAACTCTTATCCGTAGTTTTGGAGCAAACCCTACAATTTACGAGCTTGATACTCATCCAAATGGGAAGCAAATGGAAAAGGCATTGATGGAACTAGGGTGTCAACCAACACCAGCAATAATTATAGGGAAAGAGTTAGTTGGTGGTGCAAATGAGATAATGAGCCTTAATGTGAGGGGCAAGCTTAAGCAATTACTCATTAGGGCTAATGCCATTTGGGTATAG